In Erythrolamprus reginae isolate rEryReg1 chromosome 10, rEryReg1.hap1, whole genome shotgun sequence, one DNA window encodes the following:
- the LOC139173485 gene encoding protein FAM222A-like isoform X1 has protein sequence MLACLQRTQNPPRQPLGCPNKALEPRKGDAMAPVRSPRYPSPAELDAYAQKVANNPLTIKIFPTNIRVPQHKHLNRTVNGYDTMGQRYSPYSLHASSYQGLLAVVKASAGKGAVKSAEGKRTKMSPAHVAVAPYSVTSTLAPGPSCAAQLGYPGSQKQVEAPIAPPNVTVAASVVPHAGRSLGLPQANLPSVQNIIFQINQQCQAQAVGQAVGAANPSPAKHGTAGGFATMATVGAAVAYAGAVLPDCRKGPELVAGSNPGSGLAGPKPGLYPDSLDYLLWQQKPPPPPLRMYSAGSGGAVSKSPEVCAGLLRAYPAGGASATEKVSSSPLHCVVGGLQGNFSVGPYFAPAWNSVLATPNSSDCYHGQELPGGPRDLDPSEGLPSQAACNAASSALSSSLQSLQYLINGLHPPCIKEQMLGKGYETVAVPRLLDHQHAHIRLPVYR, from the coding sequence GTGACGCCATGGCTCCTGTCCGTTCCCCGCGATACCCCAGCCCGGCTGAGCTCGACGCCTACGCACAGAAGGTGGCCAACAACCCTCTCACCATCAAGATCTTCCCCACCAACATCAGGGTCCCCCAGCACAAGCACCTTAACCGGACGGTGAACGGGTACGACACGATGGGCCAGCGCTACAGCCCCTACTCTCTGCACGCCAGCAGCTACCAGGGCCTCCTGGCCGTCGTCAAGGCCTCCGCCGGCAAAGGGGCCGTCAAGAGCGCCGAGGGCAAGCGGACGAAGATGTCCCCGGCCCACGTGGCCGTGGCCCCCTACTCGGTGACCAGCACTTTAGCCCCCGGCCCCTCCTGCGCAGCCCAGCTCGGCTACCCTGGCAGCCAGAAGCAGGTGGAGGCGCCCATCGCCCCCCCCAACGTCACGGTGGCTGCCTCGGTGGTCCCGCACGCCGGCCGCAGCCTGGGGTTGCCCCAGGCCAACCTGCCCTCCGTCCAGAACATCATCTTCCAGATCAATCAGCAGTGCCAGGCGCAGGCGGTGGGCCAGGCGGTGGGGGCGGCCAATCCCAGTCCGGCCAAGCACGGCACCGCGGGCGGGTTCGCCACCATGGCCACGGTGGGGGCAGCAGTGGCCTACGCGGGGGCCGTGTTGCCCGACTGCCGGAAGGGCCCCGAGCTGGTTGCCGGCTCCAACCCTGGCAGTGGCCTGGCGGGACCCAAGCCGGGCCTGTACCCGGACAGCCTGGATTACCTGCTGTGGCAacagaagccgccgccgccgcccctgcGGATGTACAGCGCTGGCAGTGGGGGGGCCGTCAGCAAGTCGCCCGAGGTGTGCGCGGGGCTCTTGCGCGCCTACCCTGCGGGCGGTGCCAGCGCCACGGAGAAAGTGAGCTCCTCCCCCTTGCACTGCGTGGTGGGGGGCCTGCAGGGGAACTTCTCCGTGGGGCCCTACTTCGCCCCCGCCTGGAACAGCGTCCTGGCCACGCCCAACAGCAGCGACTGCTACCACGGCCAGGAGCTGCCCGGCGGCCCCCGGGACCTGGACCCCTCGGAGGGGCTGCCCAGCCAGGCCGCCTGCAACGCCGCCTCCTCCGCCCTGAGCAGCAGCCTCCAGTCCCTGCAGTACCTGATCAACGGCCTCCACCCGCCCTGCATCAAGGAGCAGATGCTGGGCAAGGGCTACGAGACGGTCGCCGTGCCCAGACTCCTGGACCACCAGCACGCCCACATCCGCCTGCCTGTCTACAGATGA